A single window of Acinetobacter wuhouensis DNA harbors:
- the purH gene encoding bifunctional phosphoribosylaminoimidazolecarboxamide formyltransferase/IMP cyclohydrolase yields MTIKRALISVSDKTGIVEFAQNLAALGVEILSTGGTYKLLKDNNVAVVEVSEHTGFPEMMDGRVKTLHPKIHGGILARRGLDEAVMAEHNIDAIDLVVVNLYPFAATVAKPNCSLADAIENIDIGGPTMVRAAAKNHASVGIVVNASDYATVVEELKANGALSHATRFDLAVKAFEHTAQYDGMIASYLGARVGKAEGEADKFARTFNTQLNKVQDLRYGENPHQSAAFYVEATATEASVSTAKQLQGKELSYNNIADTDAALECVKSFAKPACVIVKHANPCGVAVSLDGIQAAYDLAYATDPESAFGGIIAFNRELDVATAQAIVDRQFVEVIIAPSIADGVLEVTGAKKNVRVLVCGELPAIDARQAQLDYKRVNGGLLVQDQDLGMITKDDLKVVTKRAPTEAEIDDLIFAWKVAKYVKSNAIVYAKGRQTIGVGAGQMSRVNSARIAAIKAEHAGLVVEGAVMASDAFFPFRDGIDNAAKAGIKCIIQPGGSMRDEETIAAADEAGIAMVFTGMRHFRH; encoded by the coding sequence ATGACTATTAAACGCGCTTTAATCTCTGTTTCTGATAAAACCGGGATCGTTGAATTTGCCCAGAACCTTGCTGCTCTTGGGGTGGAAATTTTATCTACTGGTGGTACATATAAGTTGCTTAAAGACAACAATGTTGCCGTAGTTGAAGTTTCAGAGCACACAGGCTTCCCAGAAATGATGGATGGTCGTGTAAAAACATTACATCCGAAAATTCATGGCGGTATCTTGGCTCGCCGTGGTCTAGACGAAGCTGTAATGGCTGAACACAACATTGATGCGATTGACCTTGTTGTTGTGAACTTATATCCATTTGCTGCAACTGTAGCAAAACCAAACTGTTCACTTGCAGATGCGATTGAAAATATCGACATCGGTGGTCCAACCATGGTTCGTGCTGCTGCGAAAAACCATGCTTCTGTAGGTATTGTTGTCAATGCATCTGACTATGCAACTGTCGTTGAAGAGTTAAAAGCAAACGGTGCTTTATCTCATGCAACACGTTTTGACTTAGCGGTTAAAGCATTTGAACATACTGCACAATATGACGGTATGATCGCTTCTTACTTAGGCGCTCGCGTAGGTAAAGCAGAAGGCGAAGCTGATAAGTTTGCCCGTACTTTCAATACCCAATTAAACAAAGTTCAAGACCTTCGTTACGGTGAAAACCCGCATCAATCAGCAGCTTTCTATGTAGAAGCGACTGCAACTGAAGCATCTGTTTCAACTGCGAAACAGTTACAAGGTAAAGAACTTTCTTATAACAACATCGCAGATACTGACGCAGCACTTGAATGTGTGAAATCATTTGCAAAACCTGCTTGTGTGATCGTTAAACATGCAAACCCTTGTGGTGTTGCTGTTTCTCTAGATGGTATCCAAGCGGCTTATGATCTTGCATACGCAACAGATCCTGAGTCTGCATTCGGTGGCATCATTGCATTCAACCGTGAATTAGATGTTGCAACTGCGCAAGCGATTGTAGACCGTCAATTCGTTGAAGTGATCATTGCTCCAAGCATCGCTGATGGCGTACTTGAAGTAACTGGCGCGAAGAAAAATGTCCGTGTACTTGTATGTGGCGAACTTCCTGCAATTGATGCACGTCAGGCTCAACTTGACTATAAACGTGTAAACGGTGGTTTACTGGTTCAAGATCAAGACTTAGGCATGATCACGAAAGATGACCTTAAAGTTGTGACAAAGCGTGCGCCAACTGAAGCAGAAATTGATGATTTAATCTTTGCCTGGAAAGTTGCGAAATACGTAAAATCAAATGCGATTGTTTATGCTAAAGGTCGTCAAACTATCGGTGTAGGTGCTGGTCAAATGAGCCGCGTAAACTCTGCACGTATTGCTGCGATCAAAGCTGAACATGCTGGCTTAGTGGTTGAAGGTGCTGTAATGGCGTCTGATGCATTCTTCCCATTCCGTGATGGTATTGATAATGC
- the fis gene encoding DNA-binding transcriptional regulator Fis translates to MNSKSPIFTAQSDVALRIHVDRAVRHYFAQLQGEQPSQVYDMVLAEMEKPLLSVVLEYTRGNQTRAAEILGLNRGTLRKKLKAHGLMSE, encoded by the coding sequence ATGAATAGCAAATCTCCTATTTTTACTGCACAATCTGATGTCGCTCTTCGTATTCACGTAGATCGCGCAGTTCGTCACTATTTTGCACAATTGCAAGGTGAGCAACCATCTCAAGTGTACGACATGGTGCTAGCAGAAATGGAGAAACCTCTTTTATCTGTCGTTCTAGAATATACGCGTGGTAACCAGACTCGCGCTGCTGAAATTCTCGGACTAAACCGCGGAACTTTACGTAAAAAGTTGAAAGCTCACGGTTTAATGAGTGAATAA
- a CDS encoding zinc-ribbon and DUF3426 domain-containing protein, whose protein sequence is MAEKQTICPNCASIYKVSVTQLTVAQGMVCCPKCSHDFNALLHLQKTPPIDTNIDHTITYFEEPQDFFFKNKEAEFTIYDIFKRKVENSNIDLKTYLNNLNYFNNEPINVIPSLNLAQGIHKPKQDSSSSKSVLYYAVWSLINLALFNVLLFQIVWFNPKLTDQYPIVNSIFTKTCAILRCDTIDQRYKKVMVQNIKVISLNHQQTQFTGQINNQYSKSLELPILKLTLKDKGNVVNTSIITSDEYLIDSLQGIKRIPQNSPYPFKFVIKQPRNSFDEYEFVIIHP, encoded by the coding sequence ATGGCTGAAAAACAAACCATTTGCCCAAATTGTGCATCTATTTATAAAGTATCAGTAACTCAGCTTACTGTTGCGCAGGGAATGGTTTGTTGCCCAAAATGTTCACATGATTTTAATGCCCTACTGCATTTACAAAAAACACCGCCTATTGATACTAATATTGATCACACAATCACTTATTTTGAAGAACCCCAAGATTTTTTCTTTAAGAATAAAGAAGCTGAATTCACTATTTACGATATTTTTAAACGTAAAGTTGAAAATTCAAATATTGATTTGAAAACGTATTTGAATAACTTAAATTACTTTAATAATGAACCAATCAATGTCATACCAAGCTTAAATCTTGCACAAGGCATACATAAGCCCAAACAAGATAGTTCTTCGTCTAAAAGCGTCCTCTATTATGCAGTTTGGAGCCTGATCAATCTTGCGCTGTTCAACGTACTGTTATTTCAAATCGTATGGTTCAACCCAAAACTAACAGACCAGTACCCGATCGTTAATTCAATTTTCACAAAAACATGCGCTATATTACGTTGTGACACCATTGATCAACGTTATAAAAAAGTCATGGTTCAAAATATTAAAGTTATTTCGCTCAACCATCAGCAAACCCAATTTACAGGACAAATTAACAATCAGTATTCTAAAAGCTTAGAACTTCCGATATTAAAGTTAACGCTTAAAGATAAAGGAAACGTTGTTAATACCTCGATCATAACTTCTGATGAATATTTGATTGATAGTTTGCAAGGCATAAAACGGATTCCGCAAAATAGCCCTTATCCGTTTAAATTTGTAATCAAACAACCGAGAAATAGTTTTGATGAGTATGAATTCGTAATCATTCACCCTTAA
- the prmA gene encoding 50S ribosomal protein L11 methyltransferase, with amino-acid sequence MKWLQIHITVEQAQVDFTETLLSSLGAVSVTLDDAENQDLLEPLPGETPLWNKVIVTGIYAQEDDETIDVAALETFIRTQLPTEPMRSEFLEDQEWERTWMDAYEPIQIAEKYWIVPEWMEAPEADAVNIKLDPGLAFGTGNHASTFLCLQWLGKTDVKDKIVIDYGCGSGILGVAALLLGAKKVYATDIDPQAVLATQQNAELNGVLENLYVGLPEEFNTEFKDKQADILVANILAGPLMSLAEEFSTLIKSEGEFALAGVIEEQVADVSSVYSEFFDIVEVEKRDETWCRISGSRKEF; translated from the coding sequence GTGAAGTGGTTACAAATCCATATTACAGTAGAACAAGCTCAAGTTGATTTTACAGAAACATTGTTAAGCTCTTTAGGTGCAGTCAGTGTGACTCTAGATGATGCCGAGAATCAAGATTTACTTGAACCACTTCCTGGTGAAACGCCACTTTGGAATAAAGTCATTGTAACAGGCATTTATGCGCAAGAAGATGATGAAACGATTGATGTCGCAGCTTTAGAAACTTTTATTCGTACTCAACTTCCAACTGAACCAATGCGTAGTGAATTCTTAGAAGACCAAGAATGGGAACGTACTTGGATGGATGCCTATGAACCCATTCAGATTGCTGAAAAATATTGGATTGTTCCAGAATGGATGGAAGCACCTGAAGCAGATGCAGTCAATATTAAACTTGATCCAGGTTTAGCTTTCGGTACAGGAAACCATGCGTCAACATTTCTTTGCTTACAATGGTTAGGCAAAACAGATGTTAAAGATAAAATCGTCATCGACTATGGTTGTGGTTCAGGTATTTTAGGTGTTGCTGCACTGCTTCTCGGTGCTAAAAAAGTCTATGCAACGGATATCGATCCGCAAGCAGTTTTAGCAACCCAACAAAATGCTGAACTCAATGGCGTACTTGAAAATCTATATGTTGGACTTCCAGAAGAATTCAATACAGAATTTAAAGATAAACAAGCAGATATTTTAGTTGCCAATATTCTTGCAGGACCATTGATGTCACTTGCAGAAGAATTCTCAACTTTAATTAAATCTGAGGGAGAATTCGCACTCGCTGGTGTAATTGAAGAGCAAGTAGCTGATGTATCTAGTGTTTATTCTGAATTTTTTGATATAGTAGAAGTTGAGAAACGTGACGAAACTTGGTGTCGAATTTCAGGATCACGTAAAGAATTTTAA
- a CDS encoding ADP-ribosylglycohydrolase family protein, whose translation MSRQDQIKGAIYGLLIGDAVGVPYEFNLPEQLPEYSKIDMITPKGFGKTYSNIPFGTWSDDGAQALCLLDSLLYKSKFDAEDFMNRICNWYQHGYMAVDYQVFDVGIQTSSAINLYLNSVPLEKVAKNDELSNGNGSLMRVLPLALWHQGTDEELIQDAYAQSHITHAHLRSKVCCALYCLWARSILNGLNINTGWEKAVAILREYYQDKSEDSEQLELYIQPDEEGVHTGSGYVVDCLKSAKFALQQSTYQDVVKTAISLGRDTDTTACVAGGIAGLYFGMQATPQQWYMQLRGKEQVELLLDRLLNVSVGSISSVF comes from the coding sequence ATGAGTAGACAAGACCAAATCAAAGGCGCAATTTACGGTTTACTAATTGGTGATGCAGTGGGTGTACCGTATGAATTTAATTTACCCGAACAACTACCTGAATATTCCAAAATTGACATGATTACACCAAAGGGCTTTGGTAAAACTTATTCCAATATTCCTTTTGGAACATGGTCGGACGATGGTGCTCAAGCTTTATGCTTACTTGATTCATTGCTTTATAAAAGTAAATTTGATGCTGAAGATTTTATGAATCGAATTTGTAATTGGTATCAACATGGTTACATGGCTGTTGATTACCAAGTGTTTGATGTGGGTATACAGACATCGTCTGCAATTAATCTGTATTTAAATAGCGTTCCATTGGAAAAAGTTGCCAAAAATGATGAGTTATCGAATGGTAATGGTTCACTGATGCGAGTATTGCCTCTGGCATTGTGGCATCAAGGAACAGATGAAGAATTGATTCAAGATGCTTATGCACAATCGCATATTACCCATGCCCATCTACGTTCAAAAGTCTGCTGTGCTTTATATTGTTTATGGGCAAGATCTATTCTCAATGGTTTGAACATCAATACAGGATGGGAAAAAGCTGTAGCAATTTTACGTGAATATTATCAAGACAAATCCGAAGATTCGGAACAGCTCGAACTATATATTCAGCCAGATGAAGAAGGAGTGCATACAGGCAGTGGCTATGTGGTGGATTGTTTAAAATCCGCAAAATTTGCCTTACAACAATCGACTTATCAAGATGTTGTGAAAACAGCGATTTCACTAGGTCGAGATACTGATACCACGGCTTGTGTCGCAGGTGGAATTGCAGGATTGTATTTTGGTATGCAAGCGACTCCTCAACAATGGTATATGCAATTAAGAGGGAAAGAACAGGTAGAACTTTTGTTAGATCGACTACTCAATGTATCAGTAGGTTCTATATCTTCTGTATTTTAA
- the mnmG gene encoding tRNA uridine-5-carboxymethylaminomethyl(34) synthesis enzyme MnmG, with protein sequence MHYPKVYDVIVIGGGHAGTEAALAAARMGRQTLLLTHNIETLGQMSCNPAIGGIGKSHLVREIDALGGAMALAADKGGIQFRILNSRKGAAVRATRAQADRIRYKAAIRHTLENQANLDIFQQAADDLIVEGDTVKGVVTQMGIRFDAKTVVLTTGTFLGGVIHVGLNNSSGGRAGDPPSISLAARLRELKLPVGRLKTGTPPRIDARSVDFSVMIPQPGDFPSPTMSFMGDVSMHPEQVNCYITHTNERTHDIIRGGLDRSPMYTGVIEGVGPRYCPSIEDKIHKFADKNSHQVFLEPEGLDTHELYPNGISTSLPFDVQFELVRSIRGMENAHILRPGYAIEYDYFNPQSLKFSLETKSINNLYFAGQINGTTGYEEAGAQGLLAGLNAARRAWDQEQWTPKRDEAYMGVLVDDLITLGTKEPYRMFTSRAEYRLMLREDNADQRLTAIGREMGLVDDERWDSYCQKMEAVEKETGRLQHLWAAPNNPLGKKFVELTGDDLSKETNAIDLLKRPNINFSQIAEITDSEVTAFVGEQIEIAVKYAGYINRQQEDVAQMKRLEDTRIPADFDYDVVSGLSREITLKLKDVRPETLGQASRIPGVTPAAVQLVMITIRKNNQTKKSA encoded by the coding sequence ATGCATTATCCTAAAGTTTACGATGTCATTGTTATCGGCGGCGGTCACGCAGGTACGGAAGCGGCACTTGCTGCGGCACGTATGGGTCGACAGACTTTACTCCTTACTCATAATATTGAGACTTTAGGGCAGATGAGCTGTAACCCAGCGATTGGTGGTATTGGTAAATCACACTTGGTGCGTGAAATTGATGCTTTGGGCGGTGCGATGGCACTCGCTGCTGATAAAGGTGGTATTCAATTCCGTATCCTCAACTCTCGTAAAGGTGCGGCAGTTCGTGCGACACGTGCGCAAGCAGACCGTATTCGTTATAAAGCAGCGATTCGTCATACTTTAGAAAATCAAGCCAATTTGGATATTTTCCAGCAAGCAGCTGATGATTTAATTGTTGAAGGCGATACTGTTAAAGGTGTTGTGACACAAATGGGGATTCGCTTTGATGCGAAAACTGTAGTCTTAACAACGGGTACATTCCTCGGTGGTGTGATTCACGTTGGTTTGAATAATTCATCAGGCGGTCGTGCAGGTGATCCTCCTTCAATTTCACTGGCGGCACGTTTACGTGAATTAAAACTTCCAGTTGGTCGTTTAAAAACGGGTACACCACCACGTATTGATGCACGTTCAGTCGATTTCTCTGTGATGATTCCGCAACCTGGTGATTTCCCGTCACCAACCATGTCATTCATGGGCGATGTGTCAATGCATCCTGAACAAGTGAACTGCTATATCACGCATACTAATGAACGTACGCACGACATTATCCGTGGTGGTTTAGATCGTTCACCAATGTATACTGGTGTGATCGAAGGCGTAGGTCCACGTTATTGCCCATCAATTGAAGATAAAATTCATAAATTTGCCGATAAAAACTCACACCAAGTATTCTTAGAACCTGAAGGTTTGGATACGCATGAGCTTTATCCAAATGGTATTTCGACTTCTTTGCCATTTGACGTGCAGTTTGAATTGGTTCGTTCGATTCGTGGTATGGAGAATGCGCACATTCTTCGTCCCGGTTATGCAATTGAATATGATTATTTCAACCCGCAATCTTTGAAATTCTCTTTAGAAACAAAATCAATCAATAACTTATACTTCGCGGGTCAAATCAACGGTACTACAGGTTATGAAGAAGCAGGCGCACAAGGTTTATTGGCAGGTTTAAATGCTGCTCGCCGTGCATGGGATCAAGAACAGTGGACACCGAAACGTGATGAAGCGTATATGGGTGTGCTTGTTGATGATCTTATTACTTTGGGTACGAAAGAACCGTACCGTATGTTTACTTCACGTGCGGAATATCGTTTGATGTTGCGTGAAGACAATGCTGATCAGCGTTTAACAGCCATTGGTCGTGAAATGGGTCTTGTGGACGATGAGCGTTGGGATTCTTACTGCCAAAAAATGGAAGCAGTAGAGAAAGAAACAGGTCGTTTACAACATCTTTGGGCTGCACCGAATAATCCTTTGGGTAAAAAATTCGTTGAATTGACTGGTGATGATCTGTCTAAAGAAACCAATGCGATTGACTTGTTAAAACGTCCGAATATTAATTTCTCGCAAATTGCTGAAATCACAGATTCTGAAGTAACAGCATTTGTCGGTGAGCAGATTGAAATTGCGGTGAAATATGCAGGTTATATTAACCGTCAGCAAGAAGATGTTGCACAAATGAAGCGTTTGGAAGACACCCGTATTCCTGCTGATTTTGATTATGATGTGGTTTCAGGGCTTTCTCGTGAAATTACATTGAAACTGAAAGATGTTCGTCCTGAAACTTTGGGTCAAGCAAGCCGTATTCCAGGTGTTACACCTGCGGCAGTTCAGTTGGTGATGATTACGATTCGTAAGAATAATCAAACTAAAAAATCTGCTTAA
- a CDS encoding bile acid:sodium symporter family protein, translating to MDSGIITIMLPLALAIIMIGLGLELTPKDFARVSKHPKAVLIALFCQLVLLVGIAFIICKVLALPPLLAVGLMLLAASPGGSTANLFSYLFKGDIALNITLTAINSVIAAFTLPLIVNFSIQYFMNDGQQISMQFSKIIQVFAIILIPVCIGMLIRHYAPHFSEKLNKPLRIFSVLFLVLIIIGAIAKERANILQYLTQVGFATVIFCICSLVIGYFVPRLMGINSAQARACAFEIGIHNSTLAMTIALTVIANSTVAMPAAVYSIFMYIFAALFGFLISKLADKETVQKMA from the coding sequence ATGGATTCAGGGATTATTACAATCATGCTTCCGCTTGCCTTAGCTATCATCATGATTGGCTTAGGTCTTGAACTTACACCCAAAGATTTCGCCCGAGTTTCCAAACATCCCAAAGCAGTATTGATTGCTCTATTCTGTCAATTGGTTCTGCTTGTTGGAATTGCCTTTATTATTTGTAAAGTATTGGCATTGCCTCCCTTACTGGCAGTCGGCTTAATGCTACTCGCAGCATCACCAGGGGGAAGTACTGCAAATTTATTTAGCTATTTATTTAAGGGCGATATTGCGCTCAATATTACACTCACAGCCATTAATTCTGTGATTGCAGCATTTACCCTACCATTGATTGTAAATTTCTCGATTCAATATTTTATGAATGATGGTCAACAAATTAGTATGCAATTCAGCAAGATTATTCAAGTTTTTGCGATTATTTTAATACCTGTATGTATTGGCATGCTAATTCGACACTATGCACCTCATTTCAGTGAGAAATTAAATAAACCTTTGCGTATATTTTCTGTCCTGTTTTTAGTTTTAATTATCATCGGAGCAATCGCAAAAGAACGTGCGAATATTTTGCAATACCTCACCCAAGTCGGTTTCGCTACAGTCATTTTCTGTATTTGTAGTTTGGTGATTGGTTATTTTGTACCACGACTCATGGGAATTAACAGTGCACAAGCACGTGCTTGTGCCTTTGAAATTGGCATTCACAACAGCACTTTAGCGATGACGATTGCCTTAACTGTGATTGCCAATAGCACGGTTGCGATGCCTGCCGCAGTCTATTCTATTTTTATGTACATTTTCGCTGCCCTATTTGGATTCCTCATTTCCAAACTTGCCGACAAAGAAACCGTACAAAAAATGGCATAG
- a CDS encoding IS3-like element ISAba14 family transposase (programmed frameshift), which translates to MARRPRRNHSNDFKAKVALAAIKAEKTLAELSAEFDVHQNQIIDWKNQLISASSQAFDQSKAPTEPPIDLKKLHAKIGEQALEIGFFRRCVEETGPLQPQKLIDDSLQISVSKQAKLLKVSRGCYYYRPKPVSASDLKLMRCIDELHMQYPFAGSRMMRDLLNRQGHHIGRRHTRTLMKKMGIQALYCKPNLSQANQAHRKYPYLLKGLAIQRSNQVWSTDITYIPMAKGFVYLCAVIDWHSRKVLAHRVSISMEVDFCISALNEAIEKYGRPEIFNTDQGSQFTSDAFIDVLKSNGIQISMDGKGRWVDNVMVERLWRSVKYEEVYLKAYSSVTDAKKQLSAYFEFYNLKRPHSSLDKMTPNEFYYDQLPQQNKVA; encoded by the exons ATGGCACGTAGACCAAGAAGAAATCATTCAAATGATTTTAAAGCTAAGGTAGCACTTGCTGCGATTAAAGCAGAAAAAACACTTGCTGAATTGAGTGCTGAGTTTGATGTTCATCAAAACCAAATTATTGACTGGAAAAATCAATTGATCTCAGCTTCCTCGCAAGCTTTCGATCAATCAAAAGCTCCAACAGAACCACCCATCGATCTAAAAAAACTACATGCAAAAATCGGTGAGCAGGCATTAGAAATTG GATTTTTTAGAAGGTGTGTTGAAGAAACTGGGCCGCTTCAACCACAAAAGTTAATCGACGACTCACTTCAGATTTCAGTATCTAAGCAAGCTAAGCTGCTGAAAGTCTCCCGTGGTTGTTATTACTATCGCCCAAAACCTGTGAGTGCATCAGATCTGAAGCTGATGCGATGTATTGATGAATTACATATGCAATATCCTTTTGCAGGCAGTCGTATGATGCGTGATTTGTTGAATCGTCAAGGACATCATATAGGACGACGTCATACACGTACTTTAATGAAGAAAATGGGTATTCAGGCGTTATATTGCAAACCAAATTTAAGCCAGGCTAATCAAGCTCACCGTAAATATCCATATCTGCTCAAAGGGTTGGCTATTCAGCGCAGTAATCAAGTGTGGTCTACGGATATAACGTATATCCCTATGGCAAAAGGCTTTGTTTATTTATGTGCTGTGATTGATTGGCATAGCCGCAAGGTACTTGCGCATAGGGTATCGATTAGTATGGAGGTGGATTTTTGTATTTCGGCTTTAAATGAAGCGATTGAAAAATATGGTCGACCTGAAATATTTAATACAGACCAAGGCAGCCAGTTTACCAGTGATGCATTTATTGATGTATTGAAATCAAATGGCATTCAAATCAGTATGGATGGTAAAGGTCGATGGGTAGATAATGTGATGGTTGAACGATTATGGCGGAGCGTTAAATATGAAGAGGTGTATCTCAAAGCTTATAGCAGTGTCACAGATGCGAAAAAGCAATTAAGTGCATATTTTGAGTTTTATAATTTGAAACGACCTCATTCGAGTCTAGACAAAATGACACCAAATGAGTTTTACTATGATCAGCTACCCCAACAAAACAAGGTGGCTTAA